The DNA window GTGAAGGAAAGCTGACAAAAAATTGTATTAGGCACGTCACGCAACTATATGTTCTTtagttcctttttctttttggggaaCATGTTAAAGGCAAGCAACTTATTGTGTATATCACTTTGTAAAACGGTACAAAGGACACAGAAACCCACCGGAGGAGCTAGCCGGCCGTCAATACATATGCACTATCCAATCTcctctcaaaatttttttttcaaaaaaagaaTCTTCTACTGTGAATACTACTTCCAAGGaaaatatatatctatatatatatatatatggaagcAACTGACATtaacaagaaaatgaaaactGTAAAAGGAATCAAATTGACAAATTATGAGCACTTCAAATCTTGGAGCTGCCTTGATGAGATATTGAGGTTCATGGTGCAATTCATGTCGGTGGACTTATTTTTCTTGAAGATCAACATTAGCATCAATTTTCCCCTCAATGTTGCTCGGCTAGTCAGAGGGATCCAAGCGTGTTGACTCAATTCATTTCCTAGTACATCCCCGGGCACATTGGCAGAGGATAAATCCACCGGAATGACGAATTTCTTAGTTGATCTGAAATTAGCCTTTCCCCTGGGAACCACAGCTTCTCCTACCTTGTAGTTCTGATAGAAGAATTCAATAGTGCTATTCTGGTACTTGTAGCGACCGAAGTTTGCATTCTTGACAGAGAGCTCTGCAATCATCTTGGTACTAAAAGAAGCATTTGTGTTTAATGTTGAAACCTGGAAATCCTCAAATGCGGCAGACCTCACGCGGAATTTAGGCATCCTCACCTTCATCACCACGAGTGCAAAGACCAATATGACTGCTGTGTGGAATACAGCAAAGGCTGCAACGTATGCAAAACATTTCATCCGTTTCTTGCGACGTTCTTCCCTTTCAGCCAAGTCTGAGGCCACCTCTTGATCATATGCCTTTCGTGCACCGTTCTCTGCCATTGATTTTGATTCTGTTTGGTGCTGGAAATGTGCGATTATTTGCACGACATGTTTGTTTAATTGTTGTGATTGCTTGATGCTTGGTGACGTATGTAAAGCTTGAAGAAAGCTTTCGCTGGTGATGGAAAAGTTTAGGCAGTCTCGTGGAGGATTTATATTTTATAGTGCTAAAGATAGGTATTCATGGATGCTCGTTAGAGGTCCAAACTTGGGACAACCTTTTTGAAGTTTTCTTGTGAGAGAATAAGTGAACTTTGCGGCTGAAGTTAAAGACTTTGTAAACTTTGCTTGTTCTGGTCGCATACGCGCCTACAAGGAATCAGCTCTTATTGAGCCCCTTTTCCCATTTGTTTAGCATGAAGATCGAACTAAGTTAATTATTTACTTATAAAGGTATTGAAAAAATATAAAGGAGGGACTAAATCCATACTCTCTTCCTAAATTTTTCTGAATCCATATTTATGCTTCCACGATAGAAACAGTATGCCTTGCACCGTCCTTTTAcctatttatttctatttttcaaattttttttttagttttactcTATTCTAATTTATGTAAGCTATCGGGTGTTGGTCATTTTCCTAACCAACGTTTCATAGGTTTTGAGATTTTTGGGTCTATCAATTATGTAATACATCAAACTTTGATTCTCAATATGTAACAATCAGACTTGACAAGTCTACAGCATTCCTTGTAAAAATTTTCCGACAGTTGTATCTAGCTTCTCGTCAAGTTTTTGGTTACTAAAATGATCAAATGAAGTAGTACGatatctttttctattttttcaccATTAAACAATGttagttttgtgatttattcATGTGTGAGAAATCTGTTCCTTACTGTGATCACTTTTGAGAACATACCTTTGTGTTATGGAGGCAGATAATTTTTGTAAATTTCATTATGAAAAGATAACTTTAGAATCTGCAAAAAATAACAACTAAACTTACTAAATGACAAGGGTTTTAATGTCATATGAGTGTTTAGGGTGTGGAATTAATCCCTCCAAAAATATAAATGACCATTGGATTAGTACCTCACTAATAACTAGTTACAGGACGGGAAATTGATGGAGTTATTGTCCGAAAGTTATCTTACTTAAATTTATGGTACAATTCATGTTGGTGAACTTATTCTTCTTGAAGATCAACATTAGCGTCACTTTTCCTCTTAGTGTTACTCGGCTTGTCAAAGGGATCCAAGTGTGCTGGCTCAATTCATTTCCAAGTGCATCGATAGAGTTAAAATCCACAGGAATAATGAAATTTTTGGTCCATAGCTTATTCGCCTTTCCTTTGGAAACCGCTGCTTCCCCTCCCGCATAGCCCTGATATAAGAATCCAATGGCGCTATTGTGATACTTATGGCAACCAATGTTTGCATTCTTGACTGAGAATTCCACAATCATCCTTGTGTTGAATGAAGAAGCATTTGTGACTAATGAGGAAATGTCGAAATCCTCAAACGTGGCAGACTTTACCCGAAATTTAGGCTTCTTGACCTTTTTCAGGACGAGTGCAAAGACCAATATAACAGCAGTTTGAAACACCGCAAAGGCAGCTACATATGCAAAACACAAATTCGTTTCTGGCGACGCTCATCTCTTTGAGCTAATGAGGCCACCTCTTCATCCACCGTTGTGGAAGCAATGACGTTTTTTCCCCGTTCTGTGCCATTACTTTGGGGATCTAATTGAAGTGTGTCCTGCAtatcttttttaacttttggcAGGAGATGTTTCTTGCTATATTTTTTATAGGGTTAATATATGTATCAATTTGTTAGACtaattagatttatttttaCACAATAAATGCATAAATATGATTAGAATTACCTAATTTTGGTTCCCTTACAAGTTAGGTACattttgaaataataatttGAACAAAAAGAGCAACTTGACATTTGGAGGCAATTACCTAATTGTAAGGTTGGCTCAAATGCAAGAGCTCAAGATTGTCGAAAATTGAGAAGTTTTTTTTACTCTTGGTTTTTATGTATTGTGTTTCAATTTTTGAATTCTTGCATCTCATAATTATTACAAGTAGCTAAATCATTAATTAGGGCAAGGGTTGTAATCTTTGAAGAGTTGATTGGTTTACTTATGGattaattttgatatttatGAATTAATTGTTTAATCTTATGCCCCTGATTTGTaccttttgatttaatttatattttctatACTTGATGCAATAGGAGTAATTATATGGTTTGTGTGAAGAACTGAAATGTGACATACAACCATGCACTAAAGGGAGAAACGCATAAAGTCAAGATTCGAGATATATTTGGAATCTATTTGATGACACCTTTAATTACTTACACTCTTAAAGGAGATAATTGAATTGTTTGTAATATCGACAGGGTTGCAACTTTCATTTGTGCATGATCTTAATTGTTGTTCATGGTAATCAAAGTGATCTGGTAATAAATCAATTGATTCTTCCTAGAAGAAACTTGTAGCCCtaatttctttttgatttaGCAATAATCACCCTTCATTCATTcagtttcatttatttgtttttcattgaaataatatattaaatatttattcctGTAGGTTTAACTTCTGAAATACTCCAAATGATTATTACTATATATGGTTAATCTTGTACACTTACAGAATTCTATCAATGAATTTCGTTGGTCGCTTAATGAGAAGGTGCTAAAAGAAAAGCTAATTCAGTGTGATGGAAAAGTTTGAGAAGTCACATGGACCATATATAGTCTTACCTTGCATAGAAGGATAGCAGATTTTCTAATTAATTAGTGTCAGTTAGAATTGCTTAGGACTACTTAATTGAAGTTTTCATCCGAAAAAGACTTGAGTATATATTGGGTCCGAAGTACCAAATGGTTTGTTGACAACTTGACATCTGGTCACGCGTTTAAAGGCTgtgatttcttgattttctagATAGCTGGAAGTTACGTAAGAAATTCGAAAGCGCTAGGTTTTATGTAacgaaaaatcgttcaaaatcttcgtcaaataaattttttcatccttcagtTTTAAAATGTTAACTTTACATtccttacaaattcaaattaataaaatttggtTTCAATTTAAGTTTTCGACCACTTATTACTTTGAAATTACCACGTGATGCACATGGAGTCATTTTTTATGTATAGAAAAGTTAGATTCCGCAAAAATGAATATGGATTAAGTCAAATCTCACTTTTTTAAGGAAAAGAGTAAATATGATTTAGGTCCAATCCCACCTTTTTAGAACTAAAAATGAATATATTTCTAGTCATTTGTTTAATTATAAATGATATTTAACATTTTTCCCTTAAAAAATGCTCATATTTAGGTTACGTGATGGATTCAAGGtaaaaattagtcaaaaaactAGGTTGAAACCAAATTTTATCGCCTTGATTTTGTAAGAGATgaaaatttactattttaaaagtgaaggatgaaaaaattcatttagcGAAATGTGAGAgacattttgaacgattttGCCTATACGTGACATAATCTAGATGAGTTCGTTATCCAGGTCTCCTATGTGGTGCTTTCTAATTGGTgagtccttttctttttttttttcccgagaTATGAATCATATGTTTCCATTTCCAAGGTAATTGATTGGGAAAAAAAACTCCTAAGTTTGTCTTTCAACATgagaataattttaaaaaagaCGACAAGACCTAAAACTTTTCTAAAATAATTGCTACCATTAAATTAGATAGGTGTGCACCCGTATAGATTTAGGAAAGTTATATAGTATAATATTTGTTTATTGACGAGAACTGAATCACCATTAAATTAGATTGAGTGCGCATTCGTATAGATTTAGGAAAGTCATATGTTGAGAAAATGATGAGACGTAAGATTTAAACATTTGACCTCTTATCTCGCCAAGACTTTTAAGTCATTGGTGGTGGTGAACGGCCCAAACGACTGTCAACTATTGGTTTCTGTATATTATTGTAAGACATACCAAAGTTTGGCCGGTTTAAAAGTGATAATGGTCCCAATCTTCCAGATGACCTTCTAAACAGTAATTCCAAGACCAAGTTGGTAGGACCATTAGATTTGACTTTGGACTTGAAcacaaaatatgaaaattttagctttttttaaaaaaaataaaatatcataatttcattaaaatttaCACTAATAGTAGAAATTATATCATCAAacataacatatatatatatataaagaaaataGGAAGGATAGATGCTACAGATTTAAGAAACAGATAAAACAGATCTAATGGGCTTTGTTTTGTTTCACATGATGCACCGCAGAATAAATGTTCAAATGACTATTGGAGATATTCTTATTAGTTATAGGCAACTTAATTGCAAAGgaagttttgaaattttcttaaacTATAAGCACTGATTTGGGGCAACAATGAACGGCAACGTCGTAATTAGCACAGGAATTCTTCTTTCGCTTCAGAAATTACAAACAGAACATATTGGAGAGAGGTTGATTTATCGTCGTGAGCCCTTCACTTTCATTACATCAATGTGGATTGCGGCGAGAAATAGCAGTAGAACTTTTCCAGACATTTGAACGGCAACTTCATAATTAGTACAGGAATTCTTCTTTCGCTTAAGAAATTACAACAATTTTAAGACAGAAGTACAGAACATAATGGAGAGAGCAAGTTCACAAGGAATAAATTAAACTTGACAAAAACACAATATATCCACACCAAGTCATTACAacaattttgaaaatgaaaccCAATGGAGGAACTTGTTAACGAGGAATATATTAGGAAACAATTCCAGAGAACTTGTATCACGACCAAGTCATCTTGCTAGCATAACGAACTATTGGAGTATATCAAAGACTTCCCAAACTAGCTGTTGAAAATCGTGATCAATCAATACAAATATCTTCAAGGTCCCTTGTCTTTTTTCAAATAGAAGCGTCTTTTTTGACAATTCTAACGTAGATTTCAGTGTAACTTGAACGAAATGTGTGGAAAGTCAAGTAAAAACAATAACTGCAGAGCGCGTTATTGGCAGGAAAACTTTTGAGGGCTGATGTAGAAATTCCTGAACGTTGGGCATTGGTTATACGAGAATTCTTCAACAAAGGAGCTCTCATGCTAATTCAATTCATCTATAAATGCTCCATTTCACTGCTAAAGTTTTTCCATCACCACCAACTAAACCTTCAACATCTTCTCATTAAGCAAGGGAAAGCCAATACACCCcacagaaaaaaaagaaaaagaacaagaaagaaAGGTTTACTCCTGATTCATTTCCCACTTTTATTCAAGCACCAAAGTTCATGGCAACGAACGGAGAGCACAGGATGAGCGGTGCACCACCAGCAGTCAATCCTTATGGCCGAGTGGATGAAGAGTTGGCCTCGGTAGCTCAAAAGGAAGAGCGTCGCAAGAAGCGAATGAAGTATGTTACATATGGTGTAGCCTTTGTTGTGTTCCAAACTTTTGTTATATTGGTCTTTTCCCTCGTGGTGATGAAGGTTAAGACGCCTAAATTCCGCGTAAGGTCTGCCACAGTTGAGTATCTCCAGGCTACAAATGCTGGCTTCAGTGCCAATATGCGTGCAGAACTCTCTGTCAAGAATGAGAACTTTGGTCGCTACAAGTACCAAGAAAGCACTATTGATTTCTTCTTTCAGAACTACAAGGTAGCGGAGGCTCCGATTCCCAAGGGAAAGGCTGGTTTCAAATCAACTAAAAAGTTCACCGTTCCAGCGAATTTGTCCTCTGCCAATGCCAATGTGCCCGGAAGTGAACTGAATCAAGGCGCTCTGATCCCTCTGACCAGCCAAGCAACGTTGAACGGAAAAGTGAGGCTAATGCTGATTTTCACGAAGAAAAAGTCCACCAACATGAATTGCACCATGAACCTCAATACCTCCTCCAAGCAGCTTCAGGATATAAGCTGCAATTAGAGACCTTCCCATGATCTCTAGTATCCAAGTTTAGTAATGTTTTTAAGTGTTTTTTCATGAAGAGAGGTTTAGTACTGTTACaaattcttttattctttttgtttgagGGGAGAGAGCAGCTAGCCAGCGTCTGTGTTTGTTGCTCTAGCCCCCAAGTTTTGTGGTCGATATGTATTATTTTTACAGTTCAAAGATTTATACGCTATACTTCTTTCTGTTATTAGTAAAGTGCTTGATTACGCTGCTATGTTCTTTTTAATCCTCATGTCGTTGTCATCTTTTCTTGAAATCACAAGGCAGCATAGTTATATATCTAATGACCTCATTTCATGAATAAATATCACgaattattcaaaaatcgaaatataagtttttctttttctttctattttgaCGCCCTGCGTTCAATCTTTCTGTGCCGATTCTGCCATGTTCTTTGGGAAATGATTAAACATCTCTTTATATTTTATATGTAAAGCATAAGTACATAGTTTGGCGTCAGAAAATCGTTATTCCAAATCTACTCTTTCAAGATTCATTATGATACATATACATTTCATCACCATCATATTCTTCTCATAAGTGCTATGGCTATACTCTTCCCATTCATATTAATCAgcaaaaatcaccaaaataaCCTTctttctttaaaacaaaaaatacttCCATTTTTAAGACTAATAAAATTTATCAACAAATTATTTTTTGCCCTTTACGAATAATCCAGCGTATGTCTTTGCCACTAGTTTGAAGAATGTGGAAGCATTACTAAGGTTTGATGTGAAAGAAACGATGACAACTGGAAAAGAGCATGTGGGCTGCAAGTAACGATGCAAGGTCCCCATTTCGGCTTCATATGTCATTCTCAATATAAGGCCCCCATTGTCACCTCGATACATCTCGTGGTACTAAATTGCCAATATAAATCcaatatctttgggctgaacCACTTTAGACCCAACTCTGGAGGACTCGATTGGAATCTGATTCTTGCGATATTTGCAGGTGCTTTATAATTTATCGTCAACATATAGGCACAAGAAGAATCTGCTGTCGAACATTTTGATCCAAATTTGGAGGAACATTCTTTTCCTCGTAGCAAATTGATTTATCGTGGCAGGGAATGGAAAACTTTTTTGGCACTTTTATTAGCATAAATTAGATAACATTTTGTAAAGTTTGCCATAATTAGATTGGCCTTGTTCTCTGTTGTTTtagattttacaaaatctgattatagaaaataatcaaaatcaGCAAATGCTACTATTTAGGTGACGATAGattttaacattttttattattaaaaaatctATAATCAGAATACAAAAACAACCGAAATATCACAAAAATTAATtatctaaaatcaaaatttataatcaGTTAAGATAATCAATGAAGAACAAGCCCATAATATATCTCTTTTCCTGCTTGCCCTCCTGGCTTTTCTAATCCAAATTCTGCCCTGCAAGAAAAATATCTCATTTGATTTCTGTGGTTATATGGCGTATTTCACTTTAAACTTGCACACCACATCACATAAAATTTTCCTAGAAATTGACCCCAACGAACAAACTTTTCCTCAGACTTCAAAGTGACGCTCATGCATTTTCTAGAGCGGCGAGATTATTAGAACTCAACAACTACAGGGAATTATTTTTTAAGAATAATGATAATAAcatgagaaaaaaaatagttgGAGAGACAGCTCGAATCGTTCAAAATCTTATATCACTTAGACCCTGTTTGATAACttaattcagcacttaaatttaatggattcagatcttaacatattcaggccattttgataaccaaaaattgaacatttgaattaattaaatggcattgaattttctagacatatcttgctcccaaaattaagtgaaggctattcacttatcattgaaTATGATATGCattcaaatatattagatttaatattgaacaatttaataatttaatggattcatacttcagatttcagattttagattttagttttatcaaacgcacccttagttcttttttatgttttgcTCATCACTTTTCTCTTATAAAAGCTTCCACTAGGATGACAACTCGGTTTATGGTCAATTGATTCGAGTAAACAAGTGGAAAATGACTAGATATAGTGATAATTGcaaattatttaatataaaGAAAGTAAAAAGAGTTATACGAGCTGTTCtaaatttcatactttataGGACAATTATACCATTAACTTGCACTATGTTTTGAATATAGAATAGCATCGTGATATGGcgatttttttaaattcattttaatgaaaaaaatctGAAGTATTCGTTGACAAAACGAGTTCTTTATCATAAGCATGGCAGCTGATGGCACAAACATATATTATATGGCTGAGAGTAGAGGTTTCCAGCTATGTAATTTGAAGCAATAGGCGTTCAGTTGAATTCCAGCAACCTTCTATTGTCTATTTTACTTTTGATGGTTCGTCAAATTATCAAAAGATGAAAAGATACAAGTTTATTACAATAATAAATTCTTACCTACAGATactatcttttttttaaaaaaaaaaaatttctaaatgtATATAAAGTTACCCCAAAATGTCTAATTGATACATTCTTGACTCCTAATTACAAATCGCTACTAGAAGAGTAAAATGCATGAAGAGGCTAAACTCGTTATCTAATGAGATAACAGAAGCCGGCCCTTAATGAGCTAAGCAAAGATGCATGCTTAAAATGATATGTTCTAAAGTTGACCTAAACATGTCTGATTTATCGTACGTGCCCCAGAATTTGCATGCACTGATAATTTATCTATCTGATGCTTAACAACCTTGGCGCATGCTAAACTCTCATAGTTGACTTCATATCCGACCTAACTCATCTCTGTGCCTGTCTGCTTGTCTGTGCAACGTTAATTACTCATCTtgcccaccaaaaaaaaaaaacaacaagaaGAAGACTGTATGCCATGAAATTAACAGAAGAATGttactggaaaaaaaaaaaaaaaaaagaggataaCTCAATATTAAGATGTGAGGATTTGTACGGATAAAAATGAGAGAACTAATTATTGCAGTTGTTTGgatatcaaattttttcaaatgatATTTCGCTTACGTTATAAACATATTTTCCAACCTaccttttatatttttaaagaaatattaattttttccaTCATAGACCAGTTCCTGGACGGGGGTCTCAGTTCTTGAGCATGTTAGTGGATGAGACAACAGTTGAATGGCCTACTCAAAAGTTCGATGAACAAGCGAAAAAAACCCTAATTATATTTTAGTCTctatttttaagattttttcTTCCTTGCTTACTCAAGTGGTAATTGTCGTCAAGAGTTTCTTGGAATGAGACTTGAGACGATTATGGGGACGACATGCAGTATTTACGTATCCATCCTTAGACACACACTCAGTACTATTTTTTGTATAAAGGTCCAGTGAATTCTCAGAATCTGTATTAGCCTTTGATTAGGTTTTACGGTACAACAATAGATCAATGAACTTTCTTAAGTTTCGCCCGAtaatttctttcctctctttaaAAGATTGATCTAGAACACTGGAAGAAATTAAATAtggcaaaaacaaaaaggattTAAGGCAAGACCGAACACGTTTGCTTGGGGAATCGGGCTGCTTCCTGGAATGATATACCTCTTAGTTGCCATGGAATAGAATATATGCAGATACAAATTGAAGGAATTTCTATTACGAGCTAGCTTATATATGATGTATCCTTCCTTGTGTTTCTGTCTAacattttcttcaattcctagcttttggttcttttctcttatatttaattttcgtccagtgcataaaccaatagataaagaaataaaagaggAAGCCCATTATAAACTAGATAAGCTATAAAACTTGTTTTACGATAAAGTATTGTAGATATATAGCAAGTAGGATGCAAGAACTGTGATAATGGAACATATTCTTTTCCAGGGCATATGGAACCTGACCACAACTGATCCAAGACACAAATTGTCTTCATACAAACAAAAGCTCCGTTGCTTCTCCGGTCATTCTCAGAATTACAGAATCCAAGTGATGCAAGAGTTCTCAAACAACTTTCACATTCCGAATTCGTGGTTCATTCACCTTTTGTTTTGGTGCTGTTTAAATTCTCTTAGCACATGCAGAATTCGCACATGATTAAATGAACAGTTCCGATTGTGATCGATCTTTGCAAGAATAACGCAGAGACTCTAAAGAATATGTGAATGTAAGGCCCCATTTCAAGAGTCTCTTATTGAACTCGAGGAAAAAAAGAGCTTAATGTACAAATTTCAACTCTTGAGCTATCAAATAATTTGGATTAATCATTTTGAACCCGTAATTTTTGTTCCAAAGTTATTTGAACCAAGCCGTGAACATGAAGCGTTCCATATATAGGCACGTCTTTCTGAGCTATTAATTCTCTTGTTGGCTGCCAGGTGATTCTTGTTCCGTGGTTACTTGTATCTTCTAGTATTGTTATTGTGTGCGTAAGAGAAACAACGTTGTTGTTAACATCAATAATACTGTTGTGATCCTCGAA is part of the Coffea eugenioides isolate CCC68of chromosome 6, Ceug_1.0, whole genome shotgun sequence genome and encodes:
- the LOC113773644 gene encoding uncharacterized protein LOC113773644, coding for MAENGARKAYDQEVASDLAEREERRKKRMKCFAYVAAFAVFHTAVILVFALVVMKVRMPKFRVRSAAFEDFQVSTLNTNASFSTKMIAELSVKNANFGRYKYQNSTIEFFYQNYKVGEAVVPRGKANFRSTKKFVIPVDLSSANVPGDVLGNELSQHAWIPLTSRATLRGKLMLMLIFKKNKSTDMNCTMNLNISSRQLQDLKCS
- the LOC113773645 gene encoding uncharacterized protein LOC113773645 — protein: MATNGEHRMSGAPPAVNPYGRVDEELASVAQKEERRKKRMKYVTYGVAFVVFQTFVILVFSLVVMKVKTPKFRVRSATVEYLQATNAGFSANMRAELSVKNENFGRYKYQESTIDFFFQNYKVAEAPIPKGKAGFKSTKKFTVPANLSSANANVPGSELNQGALIPLTSQATLNGKVRLMLIFTKKKSTNMNCTMNLNTSSKQLQDISCN